Proteins encoded together in one Anoxybacillus flavithermus window:
- a CDS encoding metal-dependent hydrolase, producing the protein MKVTYHGHSAVKIETNGKTIFIDPFITGNPMTDLKPEDVHVDVILLTHGHNDHVGDTVSLAKKNDALVIAPYELATYLSWEGVRIHPMHIGGSFTFDFGKIKFTQAFHGSSYVEENETIVYTGMPSGILFQAEGKTIYHAGDTALFSDMKLIGEMNDIDVAFLPIGDNFTMGPEDAAIAAKWLKAKMVVPIHYNTFPVIQQDPQRFVAMIEGVGRVLHVGESIEL; encoded by the coding sequence ATGAAAGTCACTTATCACGGGCATTCAGCTGTAAAAATTGAAACGAACGGAAAAACGATTTTCATTGATCCGTTTATCACAGGCAATCCGATGACAGATTTAAAACCAGAAGATGTGCATGTCGATGTCATTTTACTAACACATGGTCATAATGATCATGTCGGTGATACGGTCTCATTAGCGAAAAAGAACGATGCCCTCGTCATTGCTCCGTATGAATTAGCTACGTATTTGAGCTGGGAAGGTGTTCGCATCCATCCGATGCATATTGGTGGATCATTTACGTTTGATTTTGGAAAGATCAAATTCACCCAAGCATTTCACGGCTCTAGCTACGTAGAAGAAAATGAAACGATTGTGTATACAGGAATGCCGAGCGGTATTTTATTTCAGGCCGAAGGAAAAACGATTTATCATGCCGGGGATACAGCGTTATTTTCTGATATGAAACTTATTGGTGAAATGAATGATATTGATGTGGCGTTTTTACCAATTGGAGATAACTTTACGATGGGACCGGAGGATGCGGCGATCGCAGCAAAATGGTTAAAGGCGAAAATGGTTGTTCCAATTCATTACAATACATTCCCTGTCATTCAACAAGATCCGCAACGGTTTGTGGCGATGATCGAAGGTGTTGGCCGCGTATTGCATGTTGGCGAAAGCATAGAACTATGA
- a CDS encoding CBS domain-containing protein, which translates to MTITKHEQILQYIESLPVGEKISVRQIAKEMGVSEGTAYRAIKDAETKGYVSTIERVGTIRIEQKKKENIERLTYAEVVNIVDGQVLGGKEGLHKTLNKFVIGAMKLEAMMRYTGAGNLLIVGNRTKAHELALEAGAGVLITGGFDTEEHVKKLADERQLPIISTSYDTFTVATMINRAIYDQLIKKEIVLVEDILTPFEKTAYLYVTDQVERWYELNRETKHSRFPVIDQQLKVQGIVTAKDVMGYERDVLIEKVMTKHPITVSGKTSVASASHMMVWEGIEVLPVVDEYDRLQGIISRQDVLKALQMVQRQPQVGETIDDIVTNQFLTETVDGVFRCNITPQMTNHLGTLSYGVFTTIVTEAATRALRLHKRGDLVVENITIYFIKPVQIDSVIDIKPKLLEIGRKFGKVDVEVFNEGTLVGKALMMCQLLERQ; encoded by the coding sequence TTGACGATTACGAAGCATGAACAAATTTTACAATATATCGAAAGCTTACCGGTTGGAGAGAAAATATCTGTTCGTCAAATCGCGAAAGAAATGGGAGTAAGTGAAGGAACGGCTTATCGTGCCATTAAAGACGCCGAAACAAAAGGGTATGTAAGCACGATTGAGCGTGTTGGAACGATTCGAATTGAACAAAAAAAGAAAGAAAATATTGAAAGGTTAACGTATGCCGAAGTCGTTAATATCGTGGATGGGCAAGTGCTCGGTGGGAAAGAAGGATTACATAAAACGTTAAATAAATTTGTGATTGGTGCAATGAAGCTCGAAGCGATGATGCGCTATACAGGTGCAGGGAATTTGTTGATTGTTGGGAACCGAACGAAAGCGCATGAATTAGCGCTTGAAGCTGGGGCAGGTGTGTTAATTACAGGTGGTTTTGATACGGAAGAACACGTGAAAAAATTAGCGGATGAGCGACAGTTGCCGATCATTTCGACAAGTTACGATACATTTACGGTTGCCACGATGATTAATCGCGCCATTTATGACCAGTTGATTAAAAAAGAAATCGTGCTCGTTGAGGATATTTTAACACCATTTGAAAAAACAGCATATTTGTATGTAACAGATCAAGTAGAACGGTGGTACGAGCTAAATCGAGAGACGAAACATAGTCGCTTTCCAGTCATTGATCAACAATTAAAAGTGCAAGGAATCGTGACGGCGAAAGATGTGATGGGGTATGAGCGCGATGTGCTTATTGAAAAAGTAATGACGAAACATCCGATTACGGTAAGCGGGAAAACGTCAGTCGCTTCCGCTTCACATATGATGGTGTGGGAAGGCATCGAAGTGTTGCCGGTAGTCGATGAATATGATCGGCTCCAAGGAATTATTAGTCGCCAAGACGTATTGAAAGCGTTGCAAATGGTGCAACGTCAGCCGCAAGTGGGCGAGACGATTGACGATATTGTAACGAACCAATTTTTAACTGAAACAGTTGACGGCGTTTTTCGTTGCAACATTACGCCGCAAATGACAAACCATTTAGGAACGTTATCGTACGGAGTGTTTACAACGATTGTAACTGAGGCAGCTACGCGAGCTCTACGCCTCCATAAACGTGGCGATCTCGTTGTGGAGAATATTACTATTTACTTTATTAAGCCTGTACAAATTGATAGCGTCATCGATATTAAACCGAAATTGTTAGAAATTGGACGGAAATTTGGGAAAGTTGACGTTGAAGTGTTTAACGAAGGGACGCTTGTCGGAAAGGCATTAATGATGTGTCAGTTGCTTGAACGACAATAG
- a CDS encoding YtpI family protein: MPIFVILIVFSLSFYLYYKIKYVRSKKPMERKWISAKSSMALGSFVFFFAINQFFIHRSTVSLIVGIVLLLVGAGSIWAGYRAHRYYFPLAVKEAEETK, encoded by the coding sequence ATGCCAATATTTGTTATACTTATCGTTTTTTCGCTTTCGTTTTATTTGTATTACAAAATAAAATATGTCCGCAGTAAAAAGCCGATGGAACGAAAATGGATTAGCGCAAAATCAAGCATGGCGCTCGGGTCGTTTGTATTTTTCTTTGCGATCAATCAATTTTTCATTCATCGGTCGACAGTATCTCTCATCGTTGGCATTGTGCTTCTTCTCGTCGGTGCAGGGAGCATATGGGCAGGATACCGAGCTCATCGCTATTATTTTCCGCTTGCTGTAAAAGAAGCGGAAGAAACGAAATAG
- a CDS encoding DHH family phosphoesterase, with product MEQKVLEIIDHIRQFDTIIIHRHVRPDPDAYGSQGGLAELIQASFPEKRVYTVGKDEPSLEFLRKMDVVPDEMYNDALVIVCDTANEERVCDQRYKLGKKIIKIDHHPNEDPYGDILWVDTNASSVSEMIYELYLIGKEHGLILTKEAARLIYAGIVGDTGRFLFPSTNPKTFKYASELVEYGFSFVDLYDQLYRTKLSIAHLSGYVLQNFELSEYGVAHIVLTKELLKQYDATPSEASQLVSVLGNIEGIKAWVFFVEEDDQIRVRLRSRGPIVNEVAKKYRGGGHPLAAGASIYSWEEVKRVLADLNEVCKQQ from the coding sequence ATGGAACAAAAAGTTCTTGAAATTATTGATCATATTCGACAATTTGATACGATTATTATTCACCGTCACGTCCGTCCTGATCCCGACGCGTACGGTTCACAAGGAGGATTAGCGGAGCTTATTCAAGCGTCGTTTCCAGAAAAAAGAGTATATACGGTTGGAAAAGATGAGCCGTCGCTTGAATTTTTACGTAAGATGGATGTTGTTCCGGATGAAATGTATAACGATGCACTTGTCATTGTTTGCGATACAGCAAATGAAGAACGGGTATGCGATCAACGCTATAAGCTAGGAAAAAAAATTATTAAAATCGACCACCACCCAAATGAAGATCCGTACGGTGACATCTTATGGGTAGATACAAATGCAAGCTCCGTTAGCGAAATGATTTATGAGTTATACTTAATTGGAAAAGAACATGGTCTCATTTTAACGAAAGAAGCTGCTCGGCTCATTTACGCGGGCATTGTCGGTGATACAGGACGCTTTCTTTTCCCAAGTACAAATCCGAAAACATTTAAATACGCAAGCGAGTTAGTTGAATACGGGTTTTCGTTTGTCGATTTATACGATCAACTTTATCGAACGAAATTATCGATCGCACATTTAAGCGGATATGTGTTGCAAAATTTCGAGCTATCTGAATATGGAGTGGCTCATATTGTATTAACAAAAGAGTTGTTGAAGCAGTATGACGCAACGCCATCGGAGGCTTCACAACTTGTGAGCGTGCTTGGAAATATTGAAGGGATTAAAGCATGGGTGTTTTTTGTGGAAGAAGATGATCAAATTCGTGTTCGTCTTCGTTCAAGAGGTCCGATTGTCAATGAAGTGGCGAAAAAATACCGTGGCGGAGGTCATCCGCTAGCAGCAGGTGCGTCGATTTATTCGTGGGAAGAAGTTAAACGCGTATTGGCAGATTTAAACGAAGTATGCAAGCAACAGTAG
- the ytrI gene encoding sporulation membrane protein YtrI produces MRVPPYTRDPGWQRFFAGTAIGALISWIVFSQIFGILQEKQVRLLKMQQEIIAQLKHDLNIWQQDYIQLNKENKKRLTIQSIDVKVINAKSYGIDTYTTFRMEEDIKKDIQHITAKDIETVYKSRELLKKAIENKTYIIDNRTYHLDIETILFFTNISIELKLKQQ; encoded by the coding sequence ATGAGAGTTCCACCGTACACACGCGATCCAGGCTGGCAACGCTTTTTCGCTGGAACGGCAATTGGTGCACTTATCAGTTGGATCGTTTTCTCACAAATCTTCGGCATTTTACAAGAAAAACAAGTGCGCCTGCTCAAAATGCAACAAGAAATTATTGCGCAATTAAAACATGATTTAAACATTTGGCAACAAGATTACATTCAGCTAAACAAAGAAAATAAAAAGCGACTAACAATCCAATCAATTGATGTAAAAGTGATCAATGCCAAATCTTATGGTATCGACACGTATACAACTTTTCGCATGGAAGAAGATATAAAAAAAGACATTCAACATATCACCGCAAAAGATATTGAAACGGTATATAAAAGCAGAGAGCTATTAAAAAAAGCAATTGAAAATAAAACGTACATCATCGATAATCGAACGTACCATCTCGATATCGAAACGATTTTATTTTTCACTAATATATCTATTGAACTAAAATTAAAGCAACAGTAG
- a CDS encoding YtrH family sporulation protein, with protein MEMKTAFLPAFIQSYFIALGVLVGGALIGGFGAFLSGEPPLTMMYRFASSLKIWALIAAIGGTFDTFYSMERGFFQGETRDVIKQFLLILSATGGAQTGMTFIRWFTQEHGA; from the coding sequence ATGGAGATGAAAACGGCGTTTTTACCTGCTTTTATTCAAAGCTATTTCATTGCTTTAGGCGTGTTAGTTGGAGGGGCGCTCATCGGAGGATTCGGGGCTTTTTTGTCTGGTGAACCGCCGCTGACGATGATGTATCGCTTTGCGAGCAGTTTAAAAATTTGGGCGTTAATTGCAGCTATTGGTGGTACGTTTGATACGTTTTACAGCATGGAACGCGGATTTTTCCAAGGGGAAACGCGTGATGTCATTAAACAATTTTTACTTATTTTATCGGCAACTGGCGGGGCACAAACAGGTATGACATTCATTCGCTGGTTTACACAGGAGCATGGCGCATGA